A part of Streptomyces sp. NBC_01235 genomic DNA contains:
- a CDS encoding ABC transporter ATP-binding protein yields the protein MTISLRHARVRYGPLEALHGVTLTAPAPGLTVLLGRNGSGRTTTLRALAGVVPLSAGAVIWDGADVTRMPAFERARRGLCLVPERRAVFASLTVRENLELVAADLPDHLPYPELEPLLTRRAGTLSGGEQRMLALSRALALSARARVVLVDEPTQGLAPAVAARTYDLLASLDACVVLAEQRLPPALHGRRVLVHELGRGAVVFSGEAAERPARTARTR from the coding sequence ATGACGATCTCCCTGCGGCACGCGCGCGTGCGCTACGGCCCCCTCGAAGCCCTGCACGGTGTCACCCTCACCGCCCCTGCCCCCGGCCTCACCGTCCTGCTGGGCCGCAACGGGTCCGGCCGTACGACGACACTGCGGGCGCTGGCCGGGGTCGTCCCGCTCTCCGCGGGCGCGGTGATCTGGGACGGGGCGGACGTGACCCGGATGCCCGCGTTCGAGCGGGCGCGCCGCGGACTGTGCCTGGTTCCCGAACGGCGGGCGGTGTTCGCTTCGCTGACCGTGCGGGAGAACCTGGAGCTCGTCGCGGCGGACCTCCCGGACCACCTCCCCTACCCCGAACTCGAGCCCCTGCTCACGCGCCGCGCCGGCACCCTCTCCGGTGGAGAGCAGCGCATGCTCGCCCTCTCCCGTGCCCTGGCACTGTCGGCACGCGCGCGCGTGGTCCTCGTCGACGAGCCGACCCAGGGCTTGGCCCCGGCGGTCGCGGCCCGTACCTACGACCTGCTGGCCTCGCTCGACGCGTGCGTGGTCCTCGCCGAGCAGCGACTGCCGCCCGCGCTCCACGGCCGACGGGTCCTCGTCCACGAACTGGGGCGCGGCGCGGTCGTGTTCAGCGGCGAGGCGGCCGAGAGGCCGGCACGGACAGCACGAACGAGATAG
- a CDS encoding LysM peptidoglycan-binding domain-containing protein gives MSECADNHTRKSSLKTAVLAGAVLLAPLGLLSATGNAAAADSGVWDRIAQCESGGNWHINTGNGYYGGLQFSASTWAAYGGTAYASTADKASKAQQISVAAKVQKAQGWGAWPTCSARAGASGSAPSNGSSSGTSSSTESSSSKSYSGSSDSGSSNSGSSKSSSSNSSSSSAAERSASQTSRGTSRGDYTVRQGDTLSTIAARHGLTWQRVYADNKAVVGGDPDLIVPGQRLVL, from the coding sequence ATGTCCGAATGTGCCGATAACCACACCCGCAAGTCGTCGCTCAAGACGGCGGTCCTCGCCGGGGCGGTCCTGCTCGCCCCTCTCGGACTGCTGTCCGCGACCGGCAACGCCGCGGCGGCCGACAGCGGGGTGTGGGACCGCATCGCCCAGTGCGAGAGCGGCGGCAACTGGCACATCAACACCGGCAACGGGTACTACGGCGGGCTCCAGTTCTCCGCCTCCACCTGGGCCGCGTACGGCGGTACCGCCTACGCGTCCACCGCCGACAAGGCCAGCAAGGCACAGCAGATCTCCGTCGCCGCCAAGGTGCAGAAGGCGCAGGGGTGGGGCGCGTGGCCGACCTGCTCGGCGCGCGCCGGAGCGTCCGGCAGCGCGCCGTCGAACGGTTCGTCCTCCGGCACGTCGAGTTCCACCGAGTCGAGCTCGTCGAAGTCCTACTCCGGCTCTTCGGACTCGGGCTCTTCGAACTCCGGCTCTTCGAAGTCGAGCTCCTCGAATTCGAGCTCCTCTTCGGCGGCGGAGCGCTCGGCGAGCCAGACCTCGCGCGGGACGTCCCGCGGCGACTACACCGTCCGCCAGGGCGACACCCTCAGCACCATCGCGGCCCGGCACGGGCTCACCTGGCAGCGGGTCTACGCCGACAACAAGGCCGTCGTCGGCGGTGACCCCGACCTGATCGTGCCCGGACAGCGCCTCGTGCTCTGA
- the der gene encoding ribosome biogenesis GTPase Der: protein MNDHTQPDGSDGFEHDHGALGDAEYAEFMELAAVEGFDLEDVEGAIEAAGHGPLPVLAVIGRPNVGKSTLVNRIIGRREAVVEDKPGVTRDRVTYEAEWAGRRFKLVDTGGWEQDVLGIDASVAAQAEYAIEAADAVVFVVDAKVGATDTDEAVVRLLRKAGKPVVLAANKVDGPSGEADAAYLWSLGLGEPHPISALHGRGTGDMLDAVLEALPEAPEQSFGTAVGGPRRIALIGRPNVGKSSLLNKVANEERVVVNEVAGTTRDPVDELIELGGVTWKFVDTAGIRKRVHLQQGADYYASLRTAAAVEKAEVAVILIDASESISVQDQRIVTMAVDAGRALVIAYNKWDTLDEERRYYLEREIETEFAQVAWAPRVNVSARTGRHMEKLVPAIETALAGWETRVPTGRLNAFLGELVAAHPHPVRGGKQPRILFGTQAGTKPPRFVLFASGFIEAGYRRFIERRLREEFGFEGTPIHISVRVREKRGAKKK, encoded by the coding sequence ATGAACGACCACACCCAGCCCGACGGCTCGGACGGCTTCGAGCACGATCACGGGGCGCTCGGCGACGCCGAGTACGCGGAGTTCATGGAGCTCGCCGCGGTAGAGGGCTTCGACCTCGAGGACGTCGAGGGGGCGATCGAGGCCGCCGGCCACGGGCCGCTGCCGGTGCTCGCCGTCATCGGCCGCCCGAACGTCGGCAAGTCGACCCTGGTGAACCGGATCATCGGCCGCCGTGAGGCCGTCGTCGAGGACAAGCCGGGCGTCACCCGCGACCGCGTCACCTACGAGGCCGAGTGGGCGGGCCGCCGCTTCAAGCTCGTCGACACCGGCGGCTGGGAGCAGGACGTCCTCGGCATCGACGCCTCCGTGGCCGCGCAGGCCGAGTACGCGATCGAGGCCGCCGACGCCGTCGTCTTCGTCGTCGACGCCAAGGTCGGCGCGACCGACACCGACGAGGCGGTCGTACGTCTGCTGCGCAAGGCCGGCAAGCCCGTCGTGCTGGCCGCCAACAAGGTCGACGGCCCGAGCGGTGAGGCCGACGCGGCCTACCTGTGGTCCCTGGGACTCGGCGAGCCGCACCCGATCTCCGCTCTGCACGGCCGCGGCACCGGCGACATGCTGGACGCCGTCCTGGAGGCGCTGCCGGAGGCACCCGAGCAGAGCTTCGGGACCGCGGTCGGCGGCCCGCGCCGCATCGCGCTCATCGGCCGCCCGAACGTCGGCAAGTCCTCGCTGCTGAACAAGGTGGCGAACGAGGAGCGCGTCGTCGTCAACGAGGTCGCGGGCACCACCCGCGACCCGGTCGACGAGCTGATCGAACTGGGCGGCGTGACCTGGAAGTTCGTCGACACGGCGGGCATCCGCAAGCGTGTCCACCTCCAGCAGGGCGCCGACTACTACGCCTCGCTGCGCACCGCGGCCGCCGTCGAGAAGGCCGAGGTGGCGGTCATCCTGATCGACGCCTCCGAGTCCATCTCGGTCCAGGACCAGCGGATCGTCACCATGGCCGTCGACGCGGGCCGCGCGCTCGTCATCGCCTACAACAAGTGGGACACCCTCGACGAGGAGCGCCGCTACTACCTGGAGCGCGAGATCGAGACCGAGTTCGCTCAGGTGGCGTGGGCGCCGCGGGTGAACGTCTCGGCGCGCACCGGGCGGCACATGGAGAAGCTCGTCCCGGCGATCGAGACCGCCCTCGCCGGCTGGGAGACCCGCGTGCCGACGGGCCGGCTGAACGCCTTCCTCGGCGAGCTGGTCGCGGCCCACCCGCACCCGGTCCGGGGCGGCAAGCAGCCGCGCATCCTCTTCGGCACCCAGGCCGGCACCAAGCCCCCGCGCTTCGTCCTGTTCGCCTCCGGGTTCATCGAGGCGGGCTACCGGCGCTTCATCGAGCGCCGGCTGCGCGAGGAGTTCGGCTTCGAGGGCACTCCGATCCATATCTCGGTGCGGGTGCGCGAGAAGCGCGGCGCGAAGAAGAAGTAG
- a CDS encoding lysophospholipid acyltransferase family protein → MYGLWKPRVLGAWKVPASGPVIFAVNHSHNIDGPMVIGVAPRPSHFLVKKEAFVGPLDPFMTRIGQIKVDRETTDRKAITRALGVLENGGVLGIFPEGTRGEGDFAALRAGLAYFAVRGGAPIVPVAVLGSSERRGRLIKALPPLRSRVDVVFGDPFDAGDGSGRRTRKALDEATERIQKQLADHLENARRLTGR, encoded by the coding sequence ATGTACGGGCTGTGGAAGCCGCGCGTGCTGGGCGCCTGGAAGGTGCCCGCGAGCGGCCCGGTGATCTTCGCGGTCAACCACTCCCACAACATCGACGGCCCGATGGTCATCGGCGTGGCGCCCCGGCCCTCGCACTTCCTGGTCAAGAAGGAGGCGTTCGTCGGCCCCCTCGACCCGTTCATGACCCGCATCGGCCAGATCAAGGTCGACCGCGAGACCACCGACCGCAAGGCGATCACCCGCGCGCTGGGCGTGCTGGAGAACGGCGGGGTCCTCGGGATCTTCCCGGAGGGCACCCGGGGCGAGGGCGACTTCGCCGCCCTGCGCGCCGGGCTCGCCTACTTCGCCGTCCGCGGCGGGGCGCCGATCGTGCCCGTCGCCGTGCTGGGAAGTTCCGAGCGGCGCGGACGGTTGATAAAGGCGCTGCCGCCGCTGCGCTCCCGGGTCGACGTCGTCTTCGGCGACCCCTTCGACGCGGGCGACGGCAGCGGACGGCGGACCCGCAAGGCGCTCGACGAGGCGACCGAACGCATCCAGAAGCAGCTGGCCGACCACCTGGAAAACGCCAGGCGCCTGACAGGGCGCTGA
- the cmk gene encoding (d)CMP kinase, translating to MENGAAQPVIVAIDGPSGTGKSSTSKAVAARLGLSYLDTGAQYRAITWWMVNNGIDIEDPSAIAAVAGKPEILSGTDPAAPTITVDGTDVAGPIRTQEVTAKVSAVSAVPEVRARITELQRSLAASAERGIVVEGRDIGTTVLPDADLKIFLTASPEARAARRSGELKGTDVHSTREALIRRDAADSSRKTSPLAKADDAVEVDTTELTLTQVIECVVTLVEEKRAAK from the coding sequence GTGGAAAACGGCGCCGCCCAGCCCGTGATTGTCGCCATCGACGGCCCCTCCGGCACGGGCAAGTCGAGCACGTCCAAGGCCGTGGCCGCCCGGCTCGGGCTGAGCTACCTGGACACCGGCGCCCAGTACCGGGCGATCACGTGGTGGATGGTGAACAACGGGATCGACATCGAGGACCCCTCGGCGATCGCCGCCGTCGCCGGTAAGCCGGAGATCCTCTCCGGCACCGACCCGGCCGCCCCGACCATCACGGTCGACGGGACGGATGTGGCCGGGCCCATCCGCACCCAGGAGGTCACCGCCAAGGTCAGCGCGGTGAGCGCCGTACCGGAGGTGCGGGCCCGGATCACCGAGCTCCAGCGATCGCTGGCGGCCTCCGCCGAGCGGGGGATCGTCGTCGAGGGGCGGGACATCGGTACGACCGTGCTGCCCGACGCCGATCTGAAGATCTTCCTCACCGCCTCGCCGGAGGCCCGTGCCGCCCGCCGCAGTGGCGAGCTGAAGGGCACGGACGTCCACAGCACCCGTGAGGCGCTGATCCGGCGGGACGCCGCCGACTCCTCCCGCAAGACCTCTCCGCTCGCCAAGGCGGACGACGCCGTCGAGGTGGACACCACCGAGCTGACGCTGACCCAGGTCATCGAGTGCGTCGTCACCCTCGTCGAGGAGAAGCGGGCCGCGAAGTGA
- a CDS encoding prephenate dehydrogenase → MRTALVIGTGLIGTSAALALAQRGVVVHLADHDPEQARTAAALGAGTDEEPEGPVDLAIVAAPPAHVAGVLADAMRRGAARGYLDVASVKGGPRRELQALGLDLSAYIGTHPMSGREKSGPLAATGDLFEGRPWVLTPTRDTDTEVLNLALELVSHCRAVPVVMDADAHDRAVALVSHMPHLVSSMVAARLEHAEEAAVRLCGQGIRDVTRIAASDPGMWMDILSANPGPVADLLTDVAADLDETVQALRALQSSDDAKRREGADGIEDVLRRGNAGQVRVPGKHGAAPRVYEVVAVLIDDQPGQLARIFADAGLAGVNIEDVRIEHATGQQAGLVQLLVEPKSAPVLSAALRERGWAIRQ, encoded by the coding sequence GTGAGGACCGCGCTCGTCATCGGAACCGGGCTGATCGGCACCTCCGCCGCCCTGGCCCTCGCCCAGCGCGGCGTCGTCGTCCACCTCGCCGACCACGACCCCGAGCAGGCCCGTACGGCCGCCGCGCTCGGCGCCGGCACCGACGAGGAGCCCGAGGGCCCGGTCGACCTCGCGATCGTCGCCGCCCCGCCCGCCCACGTGGCGGGTGTCCTCGCCGACGCGATGCGCCGGGGAGCGGCCCGCGGCTACCTCGACGTGGCCAGCGTCAAGGGCGGGCCGCGCCGCGAGCTGCAGGCGCTCGGCCTCGACCTGTCGGCGTACATCGGCACGCACCCCATGTCGGGGCGGGAGAAGTCCGGGCCACTGGCCGCGACCGGCGACCTGTTCGAGGGACGCCCCTGGGTCCTCACCCCGACCCGGGACACCGACACCGAGGTGCTGAACCTGGCCCTGGAGCTGGTCTCGCACTGCCGGGCCGTCCCGGTGGTCATGGACGCGGACGCCCACGACCGCGCGGTGGCGCTGGTCTCCCACATGCCCCACCTGGTCTCCAGCATGGTCGCGGCGCGCCTGGAGCACGCCGAGGAGGCCGCCGTACGGCTGTGCGGGCAGGGCATCCGGGACGTCACCCGGATCGCCGCCTCCGACCCCGGGATGTGGATGGACATCCTGTCCGCGAACCCCGGCCCGGTCGCCGACCTGCTCACCGACGTCGCCGCCGACCTGGACGAGACGGTGCAGGCCCTGCGCGCCCTCCAGTCCTCCGACGACGCCAAGCGTCGCGAGGGCGCCGACGGCATCGAGGACGTCCTGCGCCGCGGCAACGCCGGCCAGGTCCGCGTGCCCGGCAAGCATGGGGCCGCTCCGCGGGTGTACGAGGTGGTCGCGGTGCTGATCGACGACCAGCCGGGGCAGCTGGCCCGCATCTTCGCCGACGCCGGTCTGGCGGGGGTGAACATCGAGGATGTTCGCATCGAGCACGCGACGGGGCAGCAGGCGGGTCTGGTGCAGTTGCTGGTCGAGCCGAAGTCGGCGCCCGTTCTTTCGGCGGCGTTGCGGGAGAGGGGCTGGGCGATCCGGCAGTAG
- the aroH gene encoding chorismate mutase, translating into MAVRAVRGAVQLERDEAGHMDEQVGALLTAVLERNSLSADDLISIWFTATPDLHSDFPAAAARKLGIVDVPLICAQELDIEGAMPRVVRILAHIESDRPRADINHVYLGAAAALRKDIAQ; encoded by the coding sequence GTGGCGGTACGAGCGGTCCGGGGAGCCGTCCAACTGGAACGCGACGAGGCCGGGCACATGGACGAGCAGGTCGGGGCCCTGCTCACCGCAGTCCTGGAGCGGAACTCCCTCAGCGCCGACGACCTGATCAGCATCTGGTTCACGGCCACGCCCGACCTGCACAGCGATTTCCCGGCGGCCGCGGCGCGCAAGCTCGGCATCGTCGACGTACCGCTGATCTGCGCCCAGGAACTCGACATCGAGGGCGCCATGCCGCGGGTCGTCCGCATCCTCGCGCACATCGAGTCCGACCGGCCGCGCGCCGACATCAACCACGTCTACCTCGGTGCCGCGGCCGCCCTGCGCAAGGACATCGCCCAGTGA
- a CDS encoding DUF6529 family protein, whose protein sequence is MTVDPNAATQGFPSPEPARGGPHPARYLVPALVAAAVAVALGVYGNVHDPAGTAFNLAGFSSTGAVKSWLATAAIFFALVQLTSALMLYGKLPGPGWSGTLHRWSGRAAFLIAVPVAVHCLYALGFQTYETRVMWHSLLGCFFFGAFSAKMLLLRSERLPGWLLPIVGGLVFAVLTIIWLTSALWFFRTFGVTT, encoded by the coding sequence ATGACCGTCGACCCGAACGCCGCCACCCAGGGTTTCCCCTCCCCCGAGCCCGCGCGGGGCGGCCCGCACCCGGCCCGCTACCTGGTCCCGGCGCTCGTCGCCGCCGCGGTGGCCGTCGCCCTGGGCGTGTACGGCAACGTCCACGACCCGGCCGGGACGGCCTTCAACCTGGCCGGCTTCAGCAGCACGGGCGCGGTGAAGTCCTGGCTGGCGACGGCCGCGATCTTCTTCGCGCTCGTCCAGCTCACATCGGCGCTGATGCTGTACGGGAAGCTGCCGGGCCCCGGCTGGTCCGGGACCCTGCACCGCTGGTCGGGCCGGGCGGCCTTCCTGATCGCCGTGCCGGTTGCGGTGCACTGCCTGTACGCGCTCGGCTTTCAGACATACGAGACGCGCGTCATGTGGCACTCCCTCCTGGGTTGCTTCTTCTTCGGCGCCTTCAGTGCCAAGATGCTGCTGCTCCGGTCGGAGCGACTCCCGGGATGGCTGCTGCCGATCGTCGGCGGACTCGTCTTCGCCGTCCTCACGATCATCTGGCTGACCTCGGCCCTCTGGTTCTTCCGCACCTTCGGAGTGACGACATGA
- a CDS encoding Rieske (2Fe-2S) protein encodes MTLPATRRTVLLAAGGAAAALTAACSNYGADNSSSSSGKSSAAGGQELAKTTDIPVGGGKIFADEKVVVTQPAKDDFKAFSAVCTHQGCTVASIADGIIHCPCHKSEFRIADGSVAGGPAPGPLPAKQITVTGGTIKLA; translated from the coding sequence ATGACCCTCCCCGCGACACGGCGCACGGTTCTCCTGGCGGCGGGCGGCGCGGCAGCGGCGCTCACGGCGGCTTGCAGCAACTACGGCGCCGACAACTCCTCGTCCTCGTCCGGGAAGTCGTCGGCGGCCGGCGGCCAGGAACTGGCGAAGACGACCGACATCCCCGTCGGCGGCGGCAAGATCTTCGCCGACGAGAAGGTCGTCGTCACCCAGCCGGCGAAGGACGACTTCAAGGCGTTCTCCGCGGTCTGCACGCACCAGGGCTGCACGGTCGCCAGCATCGCCGACGGCATCATCCACTGCCCCTGCCACAAGAGCGAGTTCCGCATCGCCGACGGCTCGGTGGCCGGCGGCCCGGCACCGGGGCCGCTGCCCGCGAAACAGATCACGGTCACGGGCGGCACGATCAAGCTGGCCTGA
- a CDS encoding ADP-ribosylglycohydrolase family protein → MTTSTTVRKRATGSLLGLALGDALGFPTEFNDVPSILAKCGPWREMELPKRAFVSDDTQMTLAVGRALRTAMDRGLLVPAALARPLRAEFVDWYRSPDNNRAPGRTCLTACDLLEDDKRLWQDASQIGSKGCGANMRVAPVGLVPGLSDEQRAGAAQLQSALTHGHPTALAASDLTAHAVRLLAQGADPAGLLGLLRTYALDNRSRYHHRWLDDLWTRSQDPTPEHFIARGWDDCLGVLERLEEALRDPSPEADPCLAAGEGWIAEEAMAAGLLCFLLFPDEPVTVLRRAACSSGDSDSIACLAGAFAGAYAGADAWPTAWSDRIEYQGELVTLGALWDQ, encoded by the coding sequence ATGACCACCTCCACCACCGTCAGGAAGCGCGCCACCGGGTCCCTGCTGGGGCTCGCACTGGGGGACGCGCTCGGGTTTCCGACCGAGTTCAACGACGTCCCGTCGATCCTCGCCAAGTGCGGGCCGTGGCGGGAGATGGAACTGCCCAAGCGCGCCTTCGTCTCCGACGACACACAGATGACCCTCGCGGTGGGGCGGGCCCTGCGGACCGCCATGGACCGGGGGCTGCTCGTGCCGGCCGCGCTGGCGCGGCCGCTGCGCGCGGAGTTCGTGGACTGGTACCGGTCGCCGGACAACAACCGGGCCCCCGGGCGGACCTGCCTGACCGCCTGCGACCTGCTCGAGGACGACAAGCGCCTTTGGCAGGACGCCAGTCAGATCGGCTCCAAGGGCTGCGGTGCCAACATGCGTGTCGCCCCCGTCGGCCTCGTTCCCGGGCTCAGCGACGAGCAGCGGGCCGGTGCCGCTCAGCTCCAGTCCGCCCTCACCCACGGGCATCCCACCGCGCTCGCCGCCTCCGACCTCACCGCCCACGCCGTGCGGCTGCTCGCGCAGGGTGCCGACCCGGCCGGTCTGCTCGGGCTGCTGCGCACGTACGCCCTGGACAACCGCTCCCGCTACCACCACCGCTGGCTCGACGACCTGTGGACCCGCAGCCAGGACCCGACCCCGGAGCACTTCATCGCGCGCGGCTGGGACGACTGCCTGGGCGTGCTGGAGCGTCTTGAGGAGGCGCTGCGCGATCCCTCGCCCGAGGCCGACCCGTGCCTGGCGGCGGGGGAGGGGTGGATCGCCGAGGAGGCCATGGCCGCCGGCCTGCTGTGCTTCCTGCTCTTCCCCGACGAACCGGTGACCGTGCTGCGCCGGGCCGCCTGCTCGTCCGGGGACTCCGACTCCATCGCCTGCCTGGCGGGCGCCTTCGCGGGCGCGTACGCGGGGGCGGACGCCTGGCCGACCGCGTGGTCGGACCGGATCGAGTACCAGGGGGAACTGGTGACGCTCGGGGCGCTCTGGGACCAGTGA
- a CDS encoding NUDIX hydrolase — protein MLGYDKYAHEPFAVTVDLAVLTLRAGALHVLLVERGQEPYAGHWALPGGFVLPDESAETAARRELAEETGLKDVSGLHLEQLRTYSEPDRDPRMRVVSVAFAALLPDAPEPTGGGDAAQARWLPYDDVKPLAFDHNRILADAHDRVGAKLEYTCLATAFCPPEFTLGELQQVYETVWGTGLDRPNFRRKVLATPGFVEPVPGAARLTGGRGKPAALYRAGTATALHPPLLRPPREGRSA, from the coding sequence ATGCTCGGCTACGACAAGTACGCCCACGAACCCTTCGCCGTCACCGTCGACCTCGCCGTCCTGACCCTGCGCGCGGGCGCCCTGCACGTGCTGCTCGTCGAACGCGGCCAGGAGCCGTACGCCGGACACTGGGCGCTGCCCGGAGGCTTCGTGCTGCCGGACGAGTCCGCGGAGACGGCCGCCCGGCGCGAGCTCGCCGAGGAGACCGGCCTGAAGGACGTCTCCGGGCTGCACCTGGAACAGCTGCGCACCTACAGCGAGCCCGACCGCGATCCCAGGATGCGGGTCGTCTCCGTCGCCTTCGCCGCCCTGCTGCCCGACGCCCCCGAACCGACCGGCGGCGGCGACGCGGCCCAGGCGCGCTGGCTGCCGTACGACGACGTGAAGCCGCTCGCCTTCGACCACAACAGGATCCTGGCCGACGCCCACGACCGGGTCGGCGCCAAGCTCGAGTACACCTGCCTCGCGACCGCCTTCTGCCCGCCCGAGTTCACCCTCGGAGAGCTCCAGCAGGTCTACGAGACGGTGTGGGGGACCGGACTCGACCGTCCCAACTTCCGGCGCAAGGTGCTCGCCACCCCGGGCTTCGTCGAGCCCGTGCCCGGCGCCGCACGTCTGACCGGCGGACGCGGCAAGCCCGCCGCCCTCTACCGCGCGGGCACCGCCACCGCGCTCCACCCGCCCCTGCTGCGACCGCCCCGGGAAGGACGTTCCGCATGA
- a CDS encoding pseudouridine synthase has protein sequence MRSSGSGSGRNSGRGKPRGTGGGGSQPKGGGGRDDRPQRPSKPRPEERRYDVGPSGTHEGPKSGRGASARGGAKGGPKQGQGTGRGRSVPATSREYEARAEERNRERYAGKKDVKLPKTFPGAEQEGERLQKILARAGYGSRRACEELIEQARVEVNGEIVLEQGKRVDPEKDEVKVDGLTVATQSYQFFSLNKPAGVVSTMEDNEGRQCLGDYVTNRETRLFHVGRLDTETEGVILLTNHGELAHRLTHPKYGVKKVYLAHIVGPIPRDLGKKLKDGIQLDDGYAKADHFRVVEQTGKNYLVEVTLHEGRKHIVRRMLAEAGFPVDKLVRVAFGPITLGDQKSGWLRRLSNTEVGMLMKEVDL, from the coding sequence ATGCGAAGCAGTGGCAGCGGCAGTGGCAGGAACAGCGGGCGCGGCAAGCCCCGGGGAACCGGTGGGGGCGGCTCCCAGCCGAAGGGCGGGGGAGGGCGCGACGACAGGCCGCAGCGCCCGAGCAAGCCCCGCCCCGAGGAGCGCCGCTACGACGTAGGGCCGAGCGGCACCCATGAGGGCCCGAAGTCCGGGCGCGGCGCCTCCGCGCGCGGCGGTGCCAAGGGCGGGCCCAAGCAGGGTCAGGGCACCGGACGCGGCCGTTCGGTCCCGGCGACCTCGCGCGAGTACGAGGCGCGGGCCGAGGAGCGCAACCGCGAGCGGTACGCGGGCAAGAAGGACGTCAAGCTGCCCAAGACCTTCCCGGGCGCCGAGCAGGAGGGCGAGCGGCTGCAGAAGATCCTCGCGCGCGCGGGCTACGGCTCCCGGCGGGCCTGCGAGGAGCTGATCGAGCAGGCGCGGGTCGAGGTCAACGGCGAGATCGTGCTCGAGCAGGGCAAGCGGGTGGACCCGGAGAAGGACGAGGTCAAGGTCGACGGCCTGACGGTCGCGACGCAGTCGTACCAGTTCTTCTCGCTGAACAAGCCGGCCGGCGTCGTCTCCACGATGGAGGACAACGAGGGCCGTCAGTGCCTCGGCGACTACGTGACCAACCGCGAGACACGGCTGTTCCACGTGGGCCGGCTCGACACCGAGACCGAGGGTGTCATCCTGCTCACCAACCACGGCGAGCTGGCGCACCGGCTGACCCACCCCAAGTACGGCGTGAAGAAGGTCTACCTCGCGCACATCGTCGGCCCGATCCCGCGCGACCTGGGCAAGAAGCTCAAGGACGGCATCCAGCTGGACGACGGGTACGCGAAGGCGGACCACTTCCGGGTCGTCGAGCAGACCGGCAAGAACTACCTGGTCGAGGTGACCCTGCACGAGGGGCGCAAGCACATCGTGCGCCGGATGCTGGCCGAGGCCGGCTTCCCGGTCGACAAGCTGGTGCGCGTCGCCTTCGGCCCGATCACCCTGGGCGACCAGAAGTCGGGCTGGCTGCGCCGGCTGTCCAACACCGAGGTCGGCATGCTGATGAAGGAAGTCGACCTTTAG
- the scpB gene encoding SMC-Scp complex subunit ScpB: MVVDEPATEEHLAKILQRPRRQITDALRELADEYTVQGRGFELRLIAGGWRFYTRPEYAAAVEGFVLDGQQARLTQAALETLAVVAYRQPVSRSRVSAVRGVNCDGVMRTLLQRGLVEEAGAEPETGAILYRTTNYFLERMGLRGLDELPELAPFLPEAEAIEAETLEGVPSFDPDAPDADADDTTTTEL, translated from the coding sequence ATGGTCGTCGACGAGCCCGCGACCGAGGAGCACCTCGCGAAGATCCTCCAGCGGCCCCGGCGGCAGATCACCGACGCCCTGCGCGAGCTGGCCGACGAGTACACCGTGCAGGGGCGAGGCTTCGAGCTCAGGCTCATCGCGGGCGGCTGGCGGTTCTACACCCGGCCCGAGTACGCGGCGGCCGTGGAGGGCTTCGTCCTGGACGGGCAGCAGGCCCGTCTCACCCAGGCGGCGCTGGAGACCCTGGCGGTCGTCGCGTACCGCCAGCCGGTCAGCCGCAGCAGGGTCTCCGCGGTGCGCGGGGTCAACTGTGACGGCGTCATGCGCACGCTGCTCCAGCGCGGTCTGGTGGAGGAGGCGGGCGCGGAACCCGAAACAGGTGCGATCCTGTACAGGACGACGAACTACTTTCTGGAGCGGATGGGCCTGCGAGGCCTGGACGAGCTCCCGGAGCTCGCGCCCTTTCTCCCCGAGGCGGAGGCGATCGAGGCCGAGACGCTGGAAGGGGTCCCGTCGTTCGATCCGGACGCACCGGACGCAGATGCAGACGACACGACGACGACGGAACTTTGA